A single Lolium perenne isolate Kyuss_39 chromosome 6, Kyuss_2.0, whole genome shotgun sequence DNA region contains:
- the LOC127306608 gene encoding E3 ubiquitin-protein ligase Os04g0590900, translating into MAAMATPPPPPPTALRPQPTWMPYEPTRDCSQGLCSMYCPQWCYFIFPPPPPVFDIAGSSGDGDDSSGPTFSPLVIAIIGVLASAFLLVSYYTIVSKYCGTFSSLRNRVFGSRAGGGGDGHGHGDSRGQQEPWDAAPSDGMDETLINKITVCKYRRGDGFVDSTDCSVCLGEFRDGESLRLLPKCSHAFHLPCIDTWLKSHSNCPLCRCNITFVAAAQEPEDRRGNHEFVLTIEDYSEAGPRREEPQTVPSSNGGGNQDPKDHPGRSEAANGVVEIREDGAAPPIPVRTPSSLSDTHREARMSIADVLEASMEDELTAARESGLLQPGSSTSRRCHGEHSKDGAPTKKLPSAGMSCFSGKSGGGRGKDSAPPM; encoded by the coding sequence ATGGCGGCAATGGccactcctccacctcctcctcccacAGCTCTTCGGCCGCAGCCGACGTGGATGCCCTACGAGCCGACCAGGGACTGCTCCCAGGGCCTGTGCAGCATGTACTGCCCGCAGTGGTGCTACTTCATCTTCCCGCCCCCGCCGCCGGTCTTCGACATCGCCGGCTccagcggcgacggcgacgactcCTCCGGCCCCACCTTCTCGCCCCTCGTCATCGCCATCATCGGGGTGCTCGCCAGCGCCTTCCTCCTCGTCAGCTACTACACCATCGTCTCCAAGTACTGCGGCACCTTCAGCTCCCTGCGGAACAGGGTCTTCGGCTCCCGCGCGGGCGGCGGGGGCGACGGCCACGGCCACGGCGACTCCAGGGGCCAGCAGGAGCCGTGGGACGCCGCGCCGTCCGACGGGATGGACGAGACGCTGATCAACAAGATCACCGTGTGCAAGTACAGGCGCGGCGACGGGTTCGTCGACAGCACCGACTGCTCCGTCTGCCTCGGCGAGTTCCGGGACGGCGAGAGCCTGCGGCTGCTGCCCAAGTGCAGCCACGCCTTCCACCTTCCCTGCATCGACACCTGGCTCAAGTCGCACTCCAACTGCCCGCTCTGCCGCTGCAACATCACCTTCGTCGCCGCCGCGCAGGAGCCGGAGGACCGGAGGGGCAACCACGAGTTCGTTCTCACCATAGAAGACTACTCGGAGGCGGGGCCAAGGCGCGAAGAGCCACAGACCGTGCCGAGCAGCAACGGCGGCGGCAATCAGGACCCGAAAGATCATCCAGGGAGATCCGAGGCGGCCAATGGCGTGGTTGAGATCAGAGAAGACGGCGCCGCGCCACCGATCCCGGTTAGAACGCCGTCGTCGCTGTCAGACACGCACCGTGAAGCCCGGATGTCCATCGCCGACGTGCTGGAGGCCAGCATGGAGGACGAGCTCACGGCGGCCAGGGAGAGCGGCCTCCTGCAGCCAGGCTCCTCGACCTCGAGGCGGTGCCACGGGGAGCACAGCAAGGACGGCGCGCCGACCAAGAAACTGCCGTCGGCTGGTATGTCCTGCTTCAGCGGCAAGAGTGGTGGCGGTAGAGGAAAGGATTCAGCTCCTCCAATGTGA
- the LOC127306609 gene encoding transcription factor bHLH94 → MAALVDSLCAPSVVVDNAAALVYDTFNAASAAGFFFDNAACFYDGAAGIVGPPAPAPQEAPAGEASSAAPPRRKRRRRARSCKSREEAECQRMTHIAVERNRRRQMNEYLVQLRSLMPESYVQRGDQASIVGGAIDFVKELEQQLQSLEAQKRRLSDHQQQRKAPMPTATAAAAPCAVESTSNCSSGVTESDTPDSAAPFAGFFTYPQYVWCHSPRDSAATLSAEESRAGVADIEVSLVETHASVRVMAPRRPGQLFRMVAELQALRLTVLHLNVTALGSLVLYSLSVKVEEGCGLTTADDIAAAVHHVLCFIHAEAAQQMLAAAQ, encoded by the exons ATGGCAGCGCTAGTGGACTCGCTGTGCGCCCCAAGCGTCGTCGTCGACAATGCGGCAGCGCTCGTCTACGACACCTTCAACGCCGCCTCGGCCGCGGGGTTCTTCTTCGACAATGCCGCGTGTTTCTACGACGGCGCCGCCGGCATTGTCGGCCCTCCGGCTCCCGCGCCGCAGGAGGCGCCGGCCGGGGAGGCGTCGTCGGCTGCGCCGCCCAggaggaagcggcggcggcgggcgaggaGCTGCAAGTCGAGGGAGGAGGCCGAGTGCCAGCGGATGACGCACATCGCCGTGGAGCGCAACCGCCGGCGCCAGATGAACGAGTACCTCGTCCAGCTCCGCTCCCTCATGCCCGAGTCCTACGTCCAGAGG GGCGACCAAGCCTCGATCGTCGGAGGGGCGATCGATTTCGTCAAGGAGCTGGAGCAGCAGCTACAGTCCCTAGAAGCGCAGAAGCGCAGGCTCTCCGATCACCAGCAGCAGCGCAAGGCGCCGATGCCGACGGCCACGGCCGCGGCCGCACCCTGCGCCGTGGAGTCCACGAGCAACTGCAGCAGCGGCGTCACGGAGTCCGACACGCCCGACTCCGCCGCCCCGTTCGCGGGGTTCTTCACGTACCCGCAGTACGTGTGGTGCCACTCCCCGCGAGACTCCGCGGCGACGCTCTCGGCGGAGGAGAGCCGCGCCGGCGTGGCCGACATCGAGGTGAGCCTCGTCGAGACGCACGCCAGCGTCCGCGTCATGGCGCCGCGGCGGCCGGGCCAGCTGTTCCGGATGGTCGCCGAGCTGCAGGCGCTCCGGCTCACCGTGCTGCACCTCAACGTCACCGCGCTCGGCTCCCTCGTCCTCTACTCCCTCAGCGTCAAG GTGGAGGAGGGGTGCGGCCTGACGACGGCGGACGACATCGCCGCGGCGGTGCACCATGTCCTCTGCTTCATACACGCGGAGGCGGCGCAGCAGATGCTCGCGGCCGCGCAATAG